One Methylocapsa sp. D3K7 DNA window includes the following coding sequences:
- a CDS encoding DUF3489 domain-containing protein has protein sequence MTQLSGIRKSRHLTDAQFLVLSEAAGRDSGVVVIPEQLKGKAAESFVRTLIGKGLVREVRSKTGMPVWRRNVETGKTYALVITAVGCKAIPIETTHQNSHAIPAKKSGGTMKGDSPKEPSDDATPRARTTKSRVRPSETSGRTGNTSHTDVDRPLKNALREANAPRPGSKLAGVIILLSREQGAGIEELTAATGWLPHTTRAALTGLRKRGYVLGRERREGADTIYRILSEPHAQAA, from the coding sequence ATGACCCAGCTCAGCGGTATTCGCAAATCCCGCCATCTCACCGATGCGCAATTTCTCGTGCTTTCGGAGGCTGCCGGACGGGACAGCGGCGTCGTTGTCATCCCCGAGCAATTGAAGGGCAAGGCCGCCGAAAGTTTTGTGCGCACGCTCATCGGCAAAGGGTTGGTCCGCGAGGTCCGGTCCAAGACGGGCATGCCGGTTTGGCGCCGCAATGTGGAGACCGGGAAAACCTATGCCTTGGTGATCACGGCGGTTGGGTGTAAGGCGATCCCGATCGAGACGACGCACCAGAATTCACATGCGATCCCAGCGAAAAAGTCTGGCGGCACCATGAAGGGCGACAGCCCCAAAGAGCCGTCGGATGACGCGACGCCTCGCGCAAGGACGACCAAGTCGCGCGTAAGACCCTCTGAAACAAGCGGCCGCACCGGCAATACCTCGCATACAGATGTCGACCGGCCGTTGAAAAATGCGCTGAGGGAGGCCAATGCCCCCCGGCCCGGCAGCAAACTCGCTGGGGTGATCATTTTGCTTTCGCGCGAGCAAGGGGCGGGCATCGAGGAACTTACGGCTGCAACCGGTTGGTTGCCGCACACGACCCGGGCTGCGCTGACAGGCCTGCGCAAGCGCGGCTATGTCCTGGGGCGTGAACGCCGGGAGGGCGCGGACACGATTTACCGAATCCTCTCAGAGCCTCACGCGCAGGCTGCGTAG